The genomic window CCTCGCGCCAGCGCCGCCCGTTGAAGACGCCGTAGTGACCGACGCCGCGCTGCAGGTGGTATTGCTTCTTGTCGTCGGGCAGGTTGGGCGTGATCTCCAGCGCCGCCTTGGTCTGGCCGATGCCGGAGATGTCGTCGAGTTCGCCCTCGACGCACATCAGCGCGGTGCGCGTCACATATTCCGGCAGCACCGGGTGCCAGCGCGCGATCATCCGGCCGTCGGGCAGGTCGTGGTCCTGGAACACGGTCTTCACGGTCTGCAGGTAGAACTCGGCCGGCAGGTCCATGACCGAACGATATTCCTCGTAGAAGGCACGCTTCTTCTCCGATGCCTCCTCGTCGCCGCGTACCAGGTGCTCGAACAGCTCGTGGTACGACTGCTTGTGCTGCTCGAAATTCATCGCGATGAAATTGGTCAGCTGGATGAAGCCGGGATAGACGTCGCGGAACATGCCGGGATAGGGCGGCGGCACCTTCATGATGACGTTGGCCTTGAACCAGTCGATCGAGTGTTCCTTGGCCAGCAGGTTGACCTGGGTGGGCGACTTGCGCGTGTCGATCGGCCCGCCGATCATGGTCAGGCTGGGCGGCACGCAATTGTCGCCCCAGCCGGACATGACCGACACCGCGGCGAAGGCCGGCACGGACGGCTGGCAGACGGCGAGCACGTGCGTGTTCGGCCCGAGCAGGTGCAGGAAATCGACCACGTAGTCGATGTAGTCGTTCAGGTTGAAGCGGTCCTGGGTCACCGGGATCTGGCGGCAGTCCTGCCAGTCGGTGACATAGACGTCGTGGTCGGGCAGCAGCGTCTCGACCGTGCCGCGCAGCAGCGTCGCATAGTGGCCGGACAGCGGCGCCACGATCAGCAGCTTGGGGTCGGCATGCTCGGTGGCGCGCTTGAAGTGGAGCAGGTGGCAATATGTGCGGCGGACGACGACCTCTTCCTCGACGGCGACCTCGCGGCCCTTGATCGTGGTCGTCGGCAACTGCCACGACGGCTTGCCGTAGCTGCGGGTGAAGTGCTCGAACAGGTCGGCCGCCGACGCCATCGCCCGGCCCCACGGCGTCGCCGCCATCGGGTTCAGCGGATGGTCGAGCACCATGCGCATGCTCTCGCTCATGGCCCGGGCGGGCGCCATCGACAGCCGCGACAATTCATAGAGCTGGTACAGCATGGGTCCACCTTCCGGCCTGATGCGCCATCGCGCGCCGCTGCGGCGGTCTGATGCCGCCGAGTCGGCAGGCATTGCCATTCAATATGTGCGCCAACAGATTGCCAAATGATGAGGACGCGCAGCGAGGCAAGCGCCCGTCGGCGCGCTCGCGCAGCCGTGAAAAGTGAAAGGGCCGCCGTGGGGGGAACGGCGGCCCTCGTCAACAGGGAGGCTTGGGTGAAATCGGGGGGACGTTTCACCCGGAGACCGAATGTTCTATTCAGCCCATACCAACCCTAACGCTGAATTAATTAACAAATCGTTAACGAGGCGTGGCGGGCGGTTCGGTCCAGGCAATTATTTGCAGGAGAGTGCGCCAACATGCTGGAAACGCTGCCGGAATCCATGGAAGCCATCGCGATCGCCCAGCCGGGCGGGCCGGAGGTGCT from Alphaproteobacteria bacterium includes these protein-coding regions:
- the phaZ gene encoding polyhydroxyalkanoate depolymerase yields the protein MLYQLYELSRLSMAPARAMSESMRMVLDHPLNPMAATPWGRAMASAADLFEHFTRSYGKPSWQLPTTTIKGREVAVEEEVVVRRTYCHLLHFKRATEHADPKLLIVAPLSGHYATLLRGTVETLLPDHDVYVTDWQDCRQIPVTQDRFNLNDYIDYVVDFLHLLGPNTHVLAVCQPSVPAFAAVSVMSGWGDNCVPPSLTMIGGPIDTRKSPTQVNLLAKEHSIDWFKANVIMKVPPPYPGMFRDVYPGFIQLTNFIAMNFEQHKQSYHELFEHLVRGDEEASEKKRAFYEEYRSVMDLPAEFYLQTVKTVFQDHDLPDGRMIARWHPVLPEYVTRTALMCVEGELDDISGIGQTKAALEITPNLPDDKKQYHLQRGVGHYGVFNGRRWREEVAPRIRNFIRAHDHSADSGRALAAGWRGRNRRAAARG